Genomic DNA from Planktothrix tepida PCC 9214:
TGAGAATATTCTCTGATGATTGTTGGGTCAATTTTTAATTGAGATGCGATATAAAAAAGTACAGATTCCGGTACGATTTCTCCTAAACTCCAAACCCGACCCGGAAAGCGTAGATAACACAATTGTACGGCGAAACCAAGCCGATTATGTGGTCTACGCCGCTGTTTTATAACCCGGAGTTCGTCATTGTTAAAAGTATAGTAGCGAGCTAGATCTCTTGGGGTGATAAAATGGGGAATTTCCGTAAATTGTAGTCGCTGTGCTGGAGATAAAAGTTCACGAGTTGCCAATTAGATTACCTATATTTATTTGTAATTATTATTAATGATTAATTAGTTGGGTGAAAATTTGTAGTTGACACCACAGTAAGGGCAAAATTTGAATTTCAGTGACATAATTGGTTCGTCACAACTAATACAACGGTTTCGTAAGGCTGTACCACAAGCAAAGCAATATTTCGACCG
This window encodes:
- a CDS encoding DUF4158 domain-containing protein — translated: MATRELLSPAQRLQFTEIPHFITPRDLARYYTFNNDELRVIKQRRRPHNRLGFAVQLCYLRFPGRVWSLGEIVPESVLFYIASQLKIDPTIIREYS
- a CDS encoding double zinc ribbon domain-containing protein; this encodes RSKYCFACGTALRNRCISCDEPIMSLKFKFCPYCGVNYKFSPN